A single genomic interval of Hevea brasiliensis isolate MT/VB/25A 57/8 chromosome 4, ASM3005281v1, whole genome shotgun sequence harbors:
- the LOC110654009 gene encoding uncharacterized protein LOC110654009 produces MEKIRRASHAGSWYTDDPKKLEEELDGWLKAAALAKSPDVRGVIAPHAGYSYSGRAAAYAFGNIDPTNISRVFLLGPSHHYYTPKCALSTATVYKTPIGDLPIDLEVIEELKATGKFESMDLRVDEAEHSMEMHLPYLAKIFEGHQVKVVPILVGAVNADSEAMYGKLLAKYVDDPSNFFSVSSDFCHWGSRFNYMHYDKKHGAIHKSIEALDKMGMDIIETGDPDAFKQYLQEYDNTICGRHPISVFLHMLRNCSIKIKIKFVRYEQSSQCKTMRESSVSYASAAAKVDA; encoded by the exons CTAAAAAACTGGAAGAGGAACTTGATGGATGGCTAAAGGCTGCTGCTCTGGCTAAATCACCTGATGTTCGAGGCGTGATTGCTCC GCATGCAGGTTATTCATATTCAGGTCGTGCTGCTGCATATGCATTTGGAAATATAGACCCAACAAACAT tTCACGGGTATTCCTGCTTGGTCCATCTCACCATTATTATACTCCAAAATGTGCTCTTTCAACGGCAACAGTTTACAAGACTCCAATAGGAGATTTGCCTATTGATTTAGAAG TCATTGAGGAACTTAAAGCTACTGGAAAATTTGAATCGATGGATCTTCGGGTTGATGAAGCTGAACATAGCATGGAAATGCACCTGCCATAtcttgcaaaaatttttgaagg GCATCAGGTAAAAGTTGTGCCCATATTGGTTGGTGCTGTTAATGCTGATAGTGAAGCTATGTATGGAAAGTTGTTAGCAAAATATGTAGATGATCCGTCCAATTTCTTTTCCGTCTCCTCAGATTTTTGTCACTGGGGGTCTCG GTTCAATTATATGCACTATGACAAGAAACATGGGGCTATACACAAATCTATTGAGGCATTGGACAAGATGGGTATGGATATAATAGAAACAGGGGATCCTGATGCATTTAAACAGTATTTGCAGGAGTATGACAATACTATTTGTGGCCGCCATCCAATTAGTGTTTTCCTACAT ATGTTAAGGAATTGCTCAATAAAGATAAAGATTAAATTTGTCCGATACGAGCAATCAAGCCAATGCAAAACAATGAGGGAGAGCAGTGTCAGTTATGCATCTGCAGCTGCGAAGGTGGATGCTTGA